The genomic interval CGAGGCCTACTGGGAGGCGCACCGCCCGATGGTGGGCCCCGTGTCCAGCGACCTGAACGTGACGGCGCTCGAAGGCATGGACACGCTCACGCACGAAGACGCCATCGCCTACGGCGCGAAGGCCGCCAACCTGGGTGAGCTGCACGCCGTCTTGCCTGCGCAGAACCGCGTCGAGGGCTTCGGCATCCCGTTCAGCGCCTACCGCGACTTCATCGTGCACAACGGCCTCGACGCCAACATCACGGCCCTGCTGGCCGACCCGCAAGTGGGCACCGATCGCGCCTACCGCGCGGAGGCGCTCGACGACCTCCGCAAGGACATCCGCAACGGCGCGTTCCAGCCCGGGTTCTTCGCGGCGCTGGACGCGCGCCTGCGCGAGGTCTTCGGTGCGGACGCGGCCACCACGTTCATTCGCTTCCGCTCCAGCACCAACGCGGAGGACCTGGATGCGTTCAGCGGCGCGGGCCTGTACGACTCGAAGACGGGCTGCCTGGCGGACGACCTGGACGCCGACACCGTGGGCCCCTCGCACTGCTTGAGCGCCGAGCACCGCACGTTCATCGAGGCCGAGCTCGCGCGCCGACGCGCGGAGCAGACCGCGCACCCGGAGCGCTGGTGGGTGGCGGACATCATCGCGGACCTCGAGGACGACCTGACCGACGAGAAGACCGTGGCGGACGCGGTGCGCAAGGTGTGGCGCAGCCTCTGGAACCTGCGCGCGTACGACGAGCGGGAGTACTACGGCATCCCGCACACCGACGTGTTCATGGGCATCGCCGTGCAGCCCACCTTCGTGATGGAGCGCATGGAGTCGGTGGCCGTCACGCACCTGCGCCCGGACGCGGGCGACCCGCTCTACCGCGTGGTCTCGCAGCTGGGCGAGGTGGGCATCGTTCGACCCATCGACCCCGGCGCGGTGCCCGAGACGCTGACCTTCCGGCGCACGCCGGCCGCGCCCAACGGCATGAGCGACGTGCGGGTGGCGATCCCGTCGTCGCTCTCACCAGGGGCGCAGCCGCTGTACGACACGGCCATGCAAGCCCAGCTGGGCGCGCTGCTGTTCACCGTGCACGACCACTTCGCCGCGAACGTCTATCCGCAGCTCACGGGGCTGCGCCTCGACGTGGAGATCGAGGTCACGGACGGGCGCATCGTGCTCAAGCAGGCGCGCCCGTACCTGGGCGTCGAACCCTGAGCGTCAGCTGGGCTCGACCACCATCGCGATGGCGCGGCCTTGCAGGCTGGGGCGCGAGGCGACGCGCGCGATGCTCGCCAGCGACTCCTCGAAGTACTCCTGCATCATGGCCGTCCAGCGCTCGGGGTAGGCGTTCTCGCGACCGCGCAGGCGCATCACGAGCTTCACCTTGTCGCCTCGCTCGAGGAAGCCGCGGGCGCGCGCGAGCTTCGTGTGGAGGTCGTGATCGTCGGTCTTGGGCCGCATCTGGACGATCTTCAGGCTGGTCGAGGCGCTCTTGCTGGCCGCGCGCTGCTTCTTCTTGTCGTACTTGAACTTGCCGTAGTCCATCAGGCGGCAGACGGGCGGTCGCACGTTCGGTGCCACCTCGACCAGGTCGAGGCCCTGGGCGCGTGCGAGCTCGCGCGCCTCGTCGGGGTGCATGATCCCGAGCGGCTCGCCGTCGGCGGCGATGACTCGGATCTCGGGGATACGGATGCGGCCGTTGATGCGGTGCTCGGCCTGAGGAAGTGTCCTGTCACGATGGAATCGACCCAAAATGTGTCCTTTGCATGGGGTGGGAGGGCGGCCGGCGCGCTGGCCGCGAGCCCTCGTGGATGAGCGTCCTCAACGCGAAGCGGACCCACCTGGGAGGCGGGGCACGGACCCACGGGAGAGGCGCCGGAAGGGCGCCCGATCTCCACGAGGAGTCACACTCAGGCCAACAAAGTAGGGGCGAGACGCGCACATCGCAAACTCGAGCGCGCCCTTGACGCAGCGAAACCAAGACGCCACAACGTACGGGCGGCGCCAACGCGTCGCGACGATGACCTACTGAAGCGCTCACCACCCGCCCCGCCCTGCACCCGCCCGTACGCGCGAGTGCGCGGGGTCGTGTCCACCGCTCGGGCCCTCGGCCGTCGTTCGCGCGACGCCCGCGACCACGCGACGCCACCGCCCGAGCTGTTTCTCCGTAGGTCCCCATGCCCTCCATCGTCCTCTCTCACCTCTCGTTCGGGTACGACGCGACGCGCGCCGTGCTCGAGAACCTCGACCTCAGCTTCGCCCCCGGCTGGCACGGCGTCGTCGGCGCGAACGGTGCGGGCAAGAGCACGCTGCTCGCGCTCGTCACGGGTGCCCTCGCGCCTACGCGCGGGCACGTCATGCGCTCGGCCGACATCGCGCGCGTCGCGTTCGTGCCGCAAGCCACGGAGCACCGCACCCCCACGGTGGACGCGCTCACGTCGCGCTACGACCGCATCGCCGCGCGCTGGTGCGGGCGGCTCTCCGTGGATCCCGCCGAGCTCGCGCGCTGGGACACGCTGTCGCCCGGCGAGCGCATGCGCGCGCACCTGTGCGCCGCGCTGGTGGACGAGCCCGACGTGCTGGTGCTGGACGAGCCCACCAACCACCTGGATGCGGAGGCGCGCGAGCAGGTGCTGGCTGCGCTCGCGCGCTTCTCCGGCATCGGCCTCTTGGTGTCCCACGACCGCGCCTGGCTGGACGCGCTGTGCACGCAGACGGTGTGGCTCGAAGAGGGCGGCGCGCGCGCCTGGGCGGGCGGCTACACGGCCGCCGCAGAGGGGCGCGCGCAAGGGCGGGCCGCGGCGCGCGCGGCGCGTGACGTGGCCCGCGCCGAGGTCTCGCGGCTCACGCGCTCGGCGGAGCGTGCCCAGCGCGCACGCGCCGGCGCGGAGCGTATGATCTCCACCAAGCACCGCGCGCGCTCACCGAA from Sandaracinaceae bacterium carries:
- a CDS encoding ABC-F family ATP-binding cassette domain-containing protein, which encodes MPSIVLSHLSFGYDATRAVLENLDLSFAPGWHGVVGANGAGKSTLLALVTGALAPTRGHVMRSADIARVAFVPQATEHRTPTVDALTSRYDRIAARWCGRLSVDPAELARWDTLSPGERMRAHLCAALVDEPDVLVLDEPTNHLDAEAREQVLAALARFSGIGLLVSHDRAWLDALCTQTVWLEEGGARAWAGGYTAAAEGRAQGRAAARAARDVARAEVSRLTRSAERAQRARAGAERMISTKHRARSPKDNDARGILARTRAEWAEARLGRAAATRDAQLGRAQETLAALPKVCAERGRALTFESTGGGGPLLLSLDGQDVCAGERVVLRDVHVALRRGERVWLRGENGAGKTSLLRALLKARERPRALYVPQELERDVVTRHQQDLLALPPDVRGRAFQRLAALGCDPTIVTSSSAPSLGEARKLALAAGLARPLDAILLDEPTNHLDLPSIERLEHALDDFPGALLIVSHDERFAEALCDTVWTVEAGQVR
- a CDS encoding translation initiation factor IF-3; this encodes MGRFHRDRTLPQAEHRINGRIRIPEIRVIAADGEPLGIMHPDEARELARAQGLDLVEVAPNVRPPVCRLMDYGKFKYDKKKQRAASKSASTSLKIVQMRPKTDDHDLHTKLARARGFLERGDKVKLVMRLRGRENAYPERWTAMMQEYFEESLASIARVASRPSLQGRAIAMVVEPS